The Virgibacillus sp. SK37 region GAATTTATAAGGAAGATGGTTGAATCCAAGAATTCCTGTCCATACTAGGTGGAGTAGCTTTTCAGGAAGCTTTATGCTGTTTTTGATGATTTGGTGGGGTCAACGATTCGTTAAATTGATTGGAATGGAAGATGGCGACTCCTGCCGGAATAGCATGAGCTGAAGACCCTGGACGGAGCGTAGCGGAGGAAGTGGCTGAAGCCATGCCGGTGGCAAAGAAGACACTGTGAGGTAACGAGCAGATGTCGCGCTTGTACCCGGAGGTGTGAAAGCGTCCCCCTGCAGTGGAAATCAATGGGTCAATCCACTTCCTTAAATAGAGTTAAAATTTTCTTGTCTCTGCTAGTTTTCATCTTTCCAACTACTATGAATGTACGAAATAACGTTTTTGCTCAACCATGTGCAATAGAATCTTTATTCAAGAAAGTGATGCATTACTATGACCTTACAATCGATAAAGCAAAATAAATTATTATTCTTTTTAATCATTATTCAACCCATTCTCGATTTGCTTACACCGCTGACGAAGGACTTACCTTTGTCGATAGGTGCTTTGTTTCGGGCAATTCTGATGCTTGGCTTATTTTTTTATATAGCAAATACTTTTTTTAAGAAGAACAAAGCTTATTTCACTGCCTATGCTGGCTCTTTTTTCGCTATTGCCATCATGTTTGTTATTAATTTCACCTCAAAGCCGCACTTCGTTTTCTTTACGGAGTTAAATTTTTTGTTAAAGGTAAGTTACTTTCTGGTGATGACCTATTTTATTTTGAATCTGCTTCAGAAAAAACCATGGCAAAATGCGCTCATTTTAAAAGCAACAATGATTGCAAGTTGTCTTATCGGTTTTAGTTTTTGGCTGGCCATCTTTACAGAAACAAGTATCTCCAGTTATATGGATGCTAATGCTGGCTATTCCGGATGGTTTTTTGCAGCTAATGAACTAAGTGTCATTGTACTTATTCTACTTGGAATAATTGTCTCCACACTTACCTATACCAATGACCTGTTGGCATGGCTATCCTTTTTATTAATTATAAGCATGATCCCCATGATTGGGACAAAAACAGCCTTCTTGGGTGGATTAGTAATTGTCCTTGGGCATACCATTCTGCTGCTTTGGAAAACCCGTATGCGTGTATGGAAGCATCCTACCGTGACTGCTTATCTTTTAGTCATTATTTTATTTTTTACCTTACTGCCATTCACCCCGGCAACTTCTGATTCGAGACCAAACAGCATGCAGCAAGCAGAGCAATCAAAGCCGGTGGTCATCCATACAGATACATCAGCTATTTATATGCATCCAAAAGTAGTCCATGTGTTAAGCTCCAGACCTATTTATTTGGAATCCATAAAAACAGATTTTCAAGAGGCTGAACTATCACGGCAGTTATTCGGCCTTGGTTATGCAGGGGATTATGAAAAACAGCCAAAGATAATTGAAATGGACTTTTTCGATTTATTTTTCAGCTTTGGATATATCGGGTCTATTTTATTGCTACTCCCTATCTTTATGATAATTTGGCAAACAGTAAGGCGTCCTTCCAGCTCAATGGCAGCAAAAGGGAATCTTCTTCTGATTCTACTTTTATGTGGTGGGATTTCCTTTTTGGCAGGCCATGTATTATTTGCGCCATCTGTGATGAGCTATATTGCATTACTATTTCTTGCACTTGGGGGAGTGTATGAATATGAAGGATAAAGTAAGTATTATCGTACCAGTATATAATGCGGAGGAAAAACTAACGGCCTGCCTTGATAGCATCCTGAAGCAATCGTATCAACAGCTGGAAGTCATCCTCGTTAACGATGGCTCTACAGATAAGAGTGGGCAAATCTGTGAAAGCTTTGCAGCTGTTAACAAGCATATCCAGGTCATCCATCAACCAAATGCCGGTCCTTCCGCTGCCCGTAATCGGGGGCTTCGTGCAGCTACAGGGGAATATGTGCAATTTGTGGATGCGGATGACACCATACATAAAACCATTACAGAGAAATTGGTCATGGCGGCTAACGGAGATCTTGTCATTTGTGGCTATCAAACAATTTCACCTTATGGGCAAACTCGATATATCCCATCTTTAGTGGGCAACTACACATTTGAGGAGTTTCGGCAGCATATCGGCCTATTATATAAGGAAATCATCCTCCCCTCTCCTTGCAATAAATTGTATAGACTAGAAAACATTAGGAAGCATACGATCACTTTTAATGAAGACTTAAATATGGGGGAGGATCTTTTATTTAATTTAGACTATATGGCAACATGTTCTGCCATCCATGTACTGCCAGAGACTCTTTACGACTATTGCATTCATCAGGAACATTCCCTCTCGTCTTCTTACCAAGCGAATTTTTGGCAACAGCAGAAGCTTTTATTAGAACATGTGACTACTTTTTTGGAAAAGCACCAGTGCAATTATGGTGCGAATCACTATTACATGGACCAGGTTTTACTCCAATCCTTGATTAATAGCCTTGATCATCTATTTCATACGCGAAATAATTTAGGCCCTCAGGAAAAACGGATGGAAATAAAAAGACTGCTGCATAAAGTAGATTTAGATCAAAACCTCTATTACGAGGCGTCCTTTCAAGAGCAGCTCATTAACACGTTATGGAAGAATAAAAGCGTATTGTCGCTTTATCTCCTATTTGAGATGAAAAACAGACTTCGACACACACCATTGTTTTTTCGACTAAAAAAGTGGCTGGGGTATGTCTAAAGTAAAGATAAAATAGTCATCCTAAAGGTAGGGAGTGGATAACATTGAAGAACATCCGGCTTTTTGCATATACCTTTTCAAACTTTGGGGATGACTTGTTTATAAAAATTCTCTGCGAAAGATATCCCGACACGCAATTTACGCTGTATGCACCGAGAAGCTATAAAAAAACATTCACTGAAACAACGAACTTAACCGTAATACCGAATGACTCATTTTTCCGACGGGCAACTAACCTTATTTCAAGAAAGTGGCCCTTGTGGAAAGGTTTATCTGGAAAGAAATATGATGCAGTTGTTTATATAGGTGGTTCGTTATTTATTCAATCAGCTAATTGGGAACTGGAATTAGAAAAGCTGAAAGCAATGCAGCTGAAAGACAAACCCTTCTATCTTTTAGGAGCAAATTTTGGCCCATATACAGACAAGGAATTCTATTTACAGCATCACAAGCTGTTTGAAAGCTATACGGATATTTGTTTTCGGGATACTCCCTCCTATGAGCTATTTAAGGAACTACCTAATGTTAGAATGGCGGCAGATGTAGTATTTACACTGCAAACACCGAGGATAAAGCAAGCTGCCAACGAAAAAAGCATTGCTATTTCTGTCATTAAACCATCGATCCGGGAACAACTGATTGGCTATGATGATACGTACTACAAGAAAATAAGTGAGATTGCAACATATTTTATGAAACAGAATTATCATGTTCAGTTACTAGCTTTTTGTGCGTATGAAAAAGATGATGAAGCATTGGAAGAAATTCAAACGTACATCCCTTCATCCATGGCGAAAAAGGTGACTGCCCATCTTTATGAGCATGATCCAGAGAAAATGCTGCAGCTGCTCTCACAAGCAGATATGGTTATCGCTTCTCGCTTTCATGCCATGGTGCTCAGTTGGTTGCTTCAAAAACCTGTCTTTCCTATTACGTACAGTCAGAAAATGATTCACGTGATGCATGATGTTGGTTTCCAGGGCGACTATAGTACAGTGGAGCAGTTAGACAGGATGACACCGGAAACAGTTTTTCAAACGATGGAGCAACCTCCACTCGCTATTTCAGCACAGATCAAGCAAGCAGAGAAGCAATTTGAAAAATTAGATGTGTTTTTACAAAACTAAAAACAGAAAGGAGGTATTTCCCATGCTGACTATTCATCCGCCAACACTTATAAAAGTAAATAATCATGTACGTATCCAAGCAGCTTTTGAGACAGAAGCCGGTAACAAGGAGCTTTGGTTTTCAGTTCCTAATACATATAGTTCCTATCTGTTAGAACATAGAGGAGATGCTTTTCTTGTAGGTCTTTTACTGTTGGCGATGAAAAACGGCTGGGATATTAAAATAAATTGTCCGATATCAGAAAGGCTTTACTATACTCTGACAAACTACCTTATAAAAGCATTACACCTTGCCATGCCGCATCTCAAGGAAATTAGTCTTTTTCCTAAAGAACTGGATAGCTCTCGGATCACGCAAGCAAATGGTGTAGGAACCGGTTTTTCAGGAGGTGTCGATTCCTTTTTCACTATTTATGAACACCTTCATTTAAGTTGTCCAGAAAGCTTTCGGTTAACCCATTTTGTCTATCATAATGTTGGTTCACATGGAGATTTTGGTGGAGATGCTACGAGAGCTCTCTTCCAAAAAAGACTGGAGCTTGTGAAGCCATTTGCCGAGGAAGTGCAGCTTCCACTTATTGAGGTTGATTCCAATATCAGTGATGTTCTGCAAATGGATTATGTCCCAACACATACGATCCGTAACGCTGCAGCGATCCTTGTTTTACAAGGCCTATTTCGCTACTACTATTATTCTTCCGGAAGACAATTTAAGGATTTTGAATTAAGTCCGACCATTGGCGCTTCCTATGATATTTTAAGTTTGAATATGCTATCAACAGAGTCACTGGACTTTTTCTCGGCAGGCTCTGCTTTTTCCCGATTTGAAAAAACGGAAGCTATTACTAATTATGAACCTACATATCGGCATCTCAATGTATGTACAAGTGATGCTGCAAATTGCTCTGTTTGCCCAAAATGCCTGCGTACACAGCTATCATTGGAAACGACTGGAAAGCTGGAAGAATATAAAGATGTATTTGACCTATCAAAATACAAAAATGCCCGGACTGCCTATCTTGCTGAAGTGCTAGCAACAATGCATCAGGATGACTATGCCGCTGAAATTATTCAAGAAGTGAAGCAGCGAGGGATAGAAATACCATCCACTGCTTATTTACGTGCACCGCTTTTACGCTCAACCTACTCTTTAAAACATTCTGCCAGAAAAATGCTGAAGAAAAATGATATAAGGAAAGAAGGATCATGACAGAGAAACGGACACTTGTAAAAGACACGCTATTATACGGGATCGCAAATCTCGGGTCCAAGCTGCTGACATTCCTCCTTCTTCCACTATACACCCATTACTTTACGACAGAAGAATATGGTCTGTGGGATGTCGTCCTGACAACCACGACCCTACTTGCACCCTTCATTACATTTGAACTGACAGCAGCTGTATACAGGTGGCTAATCGTCGAGAAAATGGAAGAAAAAAAGGTGAAAATAATTACGACAGGGCTTGCAGTCATTATTAGAAACTTGTTTGTTTTTACGGCATTAACTGCAATTGTACTTATTATTTATTCGGTTCCTTACGGTTGGACAGCACTACTTCTTTTGCAGACGATGATTTTAAGCAGTTTTCTGCAGCAATGTGCCAGAGGATTAGGATACAATAAGTTATTTGCCTCCCTGGGAATAATTCAATCCGCAGTAACGGCAGCGGCTATACTATTGCTCATTTTCGTATTTGAACTGCGTGTGGAGGCTTTCTTTTACTCCGCCATTCTTGCTTCCGCTGTTGTCATTTTTGTTGCATGGACCACCATGAATTTTAAAAAGTATATTTCCTTTCATACTTATTCCAAGGAATTGTTGAGCACTTTTTTCATCTATTCACTACCTATTATTCCGGGGGCAGTCAGCTGGTGGGTGATGAATCTTTCCGACAGATACTTCATTATTGCGTTCTTAGGGATGGAAGCAAATGGGCTGTATGCCGTCGCAAATAAGATACCTGCGCTGCTGGTGATGGTGAATACCATTTTCTCTCTCGCCTGGAAGGATCATGCGATTCTTTCCTTTGATTCCGCTGAGAAAAATGCGTATTATTCGAGGGTCTTTCATCACTTCTTTCGACTAATGGCCACAACTGTGGTCCTGATTATCTTATTAGCAAGACCTTTAATTGATATCTTTATCGGGGAGGCATTCCATGATGCCTGGAAATATACCGGTATTTTACTCGTAGGAGCACTATTCAGCGCCCTGTCCCAATTTTGGGGAGCCGGCTTCCATGGAGCAAAGAAAACAAAGGCCATCTTCCTGACCTCAATGGTTGGCGCAGTAGTGAATGTATTGATTAATGTACTTTTCATCCAGTATTGGGGATTATATGCCGTGGCGGTCTCTACAATGGTAGCCTTTTTGGTTATGTGGGTGATTCGAGTATATTCTGCTAAACACTACTTCAGCATAAGAATCCAGAACACAGATTTTTTCATCTTATGTTCTTTTATTATTATAGCTACTATTCTTTCATTTTACGTTTCCCTGCCTGTGATGCTAATAAGTATTGCCACAGGTATTTGCCTGTTTTTCTTATATAATTATCGTCTGCTTCATCTATTATGGCGTAAAGGTAGAATGAAATGGTTTGATAACAAGACTTAAAGTAAGTGTGTTATGCTATAAAAAATGTTATGAGCAGGAGATGATTATTTGGTACTTAATTTTGCACATCGCGGTTCCTTAACAGAAGCGCCTGAAAATACTTTGCCAGCTTTTCAAAAAGCAATAGAGCATGGCACCAAAGCAATTGAACTCGATGTCCAGTTAACAAAAGATCAACAGCTAGTCGTTTGTCATGATCATAAATTGACTCGATTTAACAAGCAATCAACAAAACGAATCAAAGACATGACATTGGCTGAAATAAAAGAAATTGATGTAAGTGGAGCGTTTGAAGAATACAAAGGAACTACGCTTGCTACATTATCAGAAGTGTTGGAGCTCTGCCCAAACGATCTCCTTATAAATATAGAGATTAAAAACATTCCTGTGATTTATGAAGGGATTGAAGAAATTCTTATTCAATGTCTGTCTGATTATAATCGCTTCCATGATGTAATCATTTCATCCTTTGACCACGTTGCCCTAAAAAATGTTCAAGATATAGTGCCTTCTATGCCGATTGGTATGCTGTTCTATTATCGAATTCTACAACCATGGAAATATGCAAAGCAAAGCGGTCTTGTCGTAACAAGCATTCACCCTAATCAGGTATATACAGATCGAGAGCTTGTCGAACAATGTAAATCTTTTGGTTACAAGGTATTTCCTTATACGGTAAATGATGAGGAACATTATGAAAAATTAGTCGAATATGGTGTGGATGGAGTTTTTTCTAATAATCCGGAGATGTTTGGAAGAGGATAGGATTGGGTAAGTATTAAGTTGCCAATTAAAAAGTTCCAATCATATTTATGTGATTGGAACTTTTTATTCAAAGTTTTTGACTTAAATTTGTTCTATTACAGATGTAAGACTACTACTATGCAACCAAACTTCTTTATTTTTTATTTCCCCTCTATACCAAATATTTTGACCTACTTTCTCAGTACGGTCCACCACAATAATCTCATCTTCAAACTGACTTAAATCCCCATAAGCTAAATCGTTCTTACCACCCCAAGGCTTGGAATAGGCTGAACCTTCCCCTTTTAATTGAAACGATTTTTTATCCTCATCAATTAGTAAATGTTGGTGTAGAGAGAGATCTGTTTTTTTCATCCATCCTATAGTACCTATTTCTGAACTAGGTCTTTCACTCAATAGATAATAAGTTTCACCTTTAATATCAATTTGTTTTTTAATGTAGTAAACACTATTTTTATAAGGAGTGGATGATAGTCCATCATTTATAGCGGAAGGTGTAGACGCTATTAATGATTCTCCACCTTTAATATGACCGAGAAGGCTTACCATTTCTTCCTTAAAATTTTCTATTTTTTGTGTAGGCTTCTCATCTTTTACCAGATAAAATTCCTCAGTAGTTTTTTCACCTTTTATCACTTTCTGTTTGTATTCTTCCCTTTCCTCCTTGTTCATTTTTTCCCAAGTGGAAAGAAAAGACTCATAACGAGGAAGGACTTCAGAAACTGTCCCAAATTCTTTTACCCTGCCAAACTCTAACCACAATATCTTTCCACAAACTTTCTTCATTTGCCCAATCGAATGACTAACGAAAATCATTGTCTTTCCTTTTTCTTTGTACTCCATCATTTTATCAAAACTTTTCCCGGCAAAAGCTTTATCGCCAACGGATAGAGCTTCATCAATAATTAAAATTTCTGGATCAATATTAACAGAAATAGCAAAACCAAGACGGGACTTCATCCCGCTAGAGTATGATTTTACAGGTTGATCAATAAACTTCCCTAATTCTGAAAACTCAATGATATCAGGTTCTAACCGATTAATTTGACTTTTATTAAACCCCAACATTAATAATTTTAATTCGATATTATCTCTTCCAGTTAAATCTCCTTTTAAACCCGAAGCAACAGCGATTAAAGAAGTCTGACCTTCTAATTGAATGGAACCTGATGTTGCAGGGACAATTCCTGCGATGATATTAGCTAAAGTTGACTTCCCAGAACCATTAATCCCTACAAAACCAATGACATCACCTTTAAGGGCTTCAAAACTAACATCAGTTAAAGCAAAGAAATCTTCGCCGATACTTTTAGGTGAGATTAAGTCCAGGATCCGTTCTTTTGTACTGCTATATAACTTGTACTTTTTGCTTATATTTTTTGCAATTATAGCTTTTTCCATTTTTATCACAACCATCTATAGATAATCAATAAAATGCTTTCGAAACTTAACATGGAGGGTCGAACCAATAAGTAGTAATATTGTTACTACTACCCAAAAGTATAACGTATAATGCCAATTAGTGAGAAAATACCAATCTGAAGTAAAAAATGCCGCCCTATAACCTTCTATAAGATAATACAAGGGATTTAACTTCATAATAGCCATAATAAGGTCATGATCTTTAAGTAGTGTAATTGGCCATAAGACTCCAGACAAATATAATAGCATTCTGAGAGTAGAATTTAAGAACATATGAACGTCCCTAATGATTGTAGATAGAGTAGATGTTATTAATGAAACAGCAAATACTAAACAAAGGGTCGCAAACATAAAATATACTAATTGTAAATAATATATATTTATATAGTTTCCTGTTAATTGAAAGATAATAATACTTAAACCTACCATGATTAAATGCACGTAAAATTGTGAAAAAATAACATAGCTAGGGATAACACTCATAGGAAAATTCATTTTCGATAGCATTTTCAATCTGGAATAAATTGACTTAGAACCTTGAATAGTGGCTTGATAGAAGAAAATCCACAAAAAAAATGCAGCTAATAACCAATTAAAAAAATCAACTGAAACTCCGCTTACCTCTATTGGAGCACGCGATCTTAGAGTTCCAAAAACAAACCAATATATTAATATTTGAATAGCGGGATTAATTATCTCCCAAGACATACCTAAATAATTATTTTCATTTTGACTTCTTAGCTCATAAAATGATAATCTTCTGATTAAATAAAAGTTATTCATTTGTTCTTTGAGTACTTTTTTACATGCGGAAAACATAAGATATTCCTTTCTTATATAGACATATATGCCTTAATTACCATTACTATAATATACTTTTCAGGCTTAATCATCAACTGTTATATAGTTCGGAATATTATGTGATTCGGATTTGAACTTTTTAATAAAAAAACAGCCTAAACAAAAATTAATACGTGTTTAGACTGTTATATTTCATTTCACATAAAAGGAGTGAAGCCATACTGTCTGTCCATTCAGGACGCCTCGATACCAAACATTATTGCCTACTTTTTCCGTCAAGTTGACTTTAAATTCTTCTCCTTGATAGCTTCTTAGATTGGAATACACTAAGTCTTTGGCTCCGCCCCATGCCTTCGTATACGCAGTGCCGGTCCCTTTCAGGTAGAATGTTTTTGCTTTACTATCTACACTCGTATGCGCATGTACGGATAAGTCACTTGCTTTTAGCCAACCTACTACTCCATGAGTGCTGCT contains the following coding sequences:
- a CDS encoding O-antigen ligase family protein, which codes for MTLQSIKQNKLLFFLIIIQPILDLLTPLTKDLPLSIGALFRAILMLGLFFYIANTFFKKNKAYFTAYAGSFFAIAIMFVINFTSKPHFVFFTELNFLLKVSYFLVMTYFILNLLQKKPWQNALILKATMIASCLIGFSFWLAIFTETSISSYMDANAGYSGWFFAANELSVIVLILLGIIVSTLTYTNDLLAWLSFLLIISMIPMIGTKTAFLGGLVIVLGHTILLLWKTRMRVWKHPTVTAYLLVIILFFTLLPFTPATSDSRPNSMQQAEQSKPVVIHTDTSAIYMHPKVVHVLSSRPIYLESIKTDFQEAELSRQLFGLGYAGDYEKQPKIIEMDFFDLFFSFGYIGSILLLLPIFMIIWQTVRRPSSSMAAKGNLLLILLLCGGISFLAGHVLFAPSVMSYIALLFLALGGVYEYEG
- a CDS encoding glycosyltransferase; protein product: MKDKVSIIVPVYNAEEKLTACLDSILKQSYQQLEVILVNDGSTDKSGQICESFAAVNKHIQVIHQPNAGPSAARNRGLRAATGEYVQFVDADDTIHKTITEKLVMAANGDLVICGYQTISPYGQTRYIPSLVGNYTFEEFRQHIGLLYKEIILPSPCNKLYRLENIRKHTITFNEDLNMGEDLLFNLDYMATCSAIHVLPETLYDYCIHQEHSLSSSYQANFWQQQKLLLEHVTTFLEKHQCNYGANHYYMDQVLLQSLINSLDHLFHTRNNLGPQEKRMEIKRLLHKVDLDQNLYYEASFQEQLINTLWKNKSVLSLYLLFEMKNRLRHTPLFFRLKKWLGYV
- a CDS encoding polysaccharide pyruvyl transferase family protein — translated: MKNIRLFAYTFSNFGDDLFIKILCERYPDTQFTLYAPRSYKKTFTETTNLTVIPNDSFFRRATNLISRKWPLWKGLSGKKYDAVVYIGGSLFIQSANWELELEKLKAMQLKDKPFYLLGANFGPYTDKEFYLQHHKLFESYTDICFRDTPSYELFKELPNVRMAADVVFTLQTPRIKQAANEKSIAISVIKPSIREQLIGYDDTYYKKISEIATYFMKQNYHVQLLAFCAYEKDDEALEEIQTYIPSSMAKKVTAHLYEHDPEKMLQLLSQADMVIASRFHAMVLSWLLQKPVFPITYSQKMIHVMHDVGFQGDYSTVEQLDRMTPETVFQTMEQPPLAISAQIKQAEKQFEKLDVFLQN
- a CDS encoding lipopolysaccharide biosynthesis protein, which gives rise to MTEKRTLVKDTLLYGIANLGSKLLTFLLLPLYTHYFTTEEYGLWDVVLTTTTLLAPFITFELTAAVYRWLIVEKMEEKKVKIITTGLAVIIRNLFVFTALTAIVLIIYSVPYGWTALLLLQTMILSSFLQQCARGLGYNKLFASLGIIQSAVTAAAILLLIFVFELRVEAFFYSAILASAVVIFVAWTTMNFKKYISFHTYSKELLSTFFIYSLPIIPGAVSWWVMNLSDRYFIIAFLGMEANGLYAVANKIPALLVMVNTIFSLAWKDHAILSFDSAEKNAYYSRVFHHFFRLMATTVVLIILLARPLIDIFIGEAFHDAWKYTGILLVGALFSALSQFWGAGFHGAKKTKAIFLTSMVGAVVNVLINVLFIQYWGLYAVAVSTMVAFLVMWVIRVYSAKHYFSIRIQNTDFFILCSFIIIATILSFYVSLPVMLISIATGICLFFLYNYRLLHLLWRKGRMKWFDNKT
- a CDS encoding glycerophosphodiester phosphodiesterase family protein gives rise to the protein MVLNFAHRGSLTEAPENTLPAFQKAIEHGTKAIELDVQLTKDQQLVVCHDHKLTRFNKQSTKRIKDMTLAEIKEIDVSGAFEEYKGTTLATLSEVLELCPNDLLINIEIKNIPVIYEGIEEILIQCLSDYNRFHDVIISSFDHVALKNVQDIVPSMPIGMLFYYRILQPWKYAKQSGLVVTSIHPNQVYTDRELVEQCKSFGYKVFPYTVNDEEHYEKLVEYGVDGVFSNNPEMFGRG
- a CDS encoding SH3-like domain-containing protein, yielding MVSLLGHIKGGESLIASTPSAINDGLSSTPYKNSVYYIKKQIDIKGETYYLLSERPSSEIGTIGWMKKTDLSLHQHLLIDEDKKSFQLKGEGSAYSKPWGGKNDLAYGDLSQFEDEIIVVDRTEKVGQNIWYRGEIKNKEVWLHSSSLTSVIEQI
- a CDS encoding ABC transporter permease gives rise to the protein MFSACKKVLKEQMNNFYLIRRLSFYELRSQNENNYLGMSWEIINPAIQILIYWFVFGTLRSRAPIEVSGVSVDFFNWLLAAFFLWIFFYQATIQGSKSIYSRLKMLSKMNFPMSVIPSYVIFSQFYVHLIMVGLSIIIFQLTGNYINIYYLQLVYFMFATLCLVFAVSLITSTLSTIIRDVHMFLNSTLRMLLYLSGVLWPITLLKDHDLIMAIMKLNPLYYLIEGYRAAFFTSDWYFLTNWHYTLYFWVVVTILLLIGSTLHVKFRKHFIDYL